A stretch of Paenibacillus mucilaginosus 3016 DNA encodes these proteins:
- a CDS encoding PLP-dependent aminotransferase family protein — protein MWISIDPEAKLPMFRQVFEALRGAILSGTLASGFKLPSTRELAAELGVSRNVILEAYELLMSEGYITGRSGSGTFVAEGARLEGYAPEAPAERQQAAELTGDGVPAPGGISFRTGRPALEFFPVKQWASALQEVCLEASPDDLSYGDPAGAPELRRVLAEHLWRTRGVVCRPERILVTNGALQALQIIVRLLLGCGDEAVVEDPSNEDLKSVLTATGASLRLLPVDEDGLMTRELPRDGIRPKCIYVTPSHQFPMGGILPVQRRIELARYVQGRDSWIIEDDYDSEFRYDGPPVHSLQSLCPEHVIYIGTFSKTLFPSLRIGYMVLPERFVERARQIKRLSDYQTPTLEQLALARFMGSGHLSTHVHRMKKIYKKRRAHLLQALHEQLGSGFRVWGRPAGLHLVLELETPLPPDFERHLHEHGVTAAVLPGRRLLLGYGHLAEEQLTEGVRRICSALRRGPKDLSLQALS, from the coding sequence ATGTGGATTTCCATCGATCCGGAAGCGAAGCTGCCGATGTTCCGGCAGGTGTTCGAGGCGCTGCGGGGGGCCATCCTGAGCGGAACGCTGGCTTCCGGCTTCAAGCTCCCGTCTACGCGCGAGCTGGCCGCGGAGCTGGGGGTGTCCCGCAACGTCATCCTCGAAGCGTACGAGCTGCTGATGTCCGAGGGCTATATCACCGGGCGTTCGGGCTCGGGCACTTTTGTGGCGGAAGGAGCCCGGCTGGAGGGTTATGCACCGGAAGCACCTGCAGAACGACAGCAGGCTGCGGAACTTACAGGCGATGGGGTCCCTGCACCGGGAGGCATTTCCTTCCGGACAGGGCGCCCGGCATTGGAGTTCTTCCCGGTGAAGCAGTGGGCGTCGGCCCTGCAGGAGGTATGCCTGGAAGCCTCCCCGGATGACCTCAGCTATGGAGATCCGGCCGGGGCTCCGGAGCTGCGGCGGGTGCTGGCGGAGCATCTGTGGAGAACACGGGGCGTCGTATGCCGCCCGGAGCGGATTCTCGTCACGAACGGCGCCCTGCAGGCACTGCAGATCATTGTGCGGCTGCTGCTCGGCTGCGGGGATGAGGCGGTGGTGGAAGACCCGTCCAACGAGGACCTGAAAAGCGTACTGACCGCCACGGGCGCCTCCCTGCGTCTTCTTCCCGTAGATGAAGACGGCCTCATGACGCGAGAGCTGCCCCGAGACGGCATACGGCCCAAATGCATCTATGTGACGCCGTCCCACCAGTTCCCCATGGGCGGCATTCTGCCCGTGCAAAGGCGGATCGAACTGGCCAGGTACGTACAGGGCAGGGACAGCTGGATCATCGAGGATGATTATGACAGCGAATTCCGCTATGACGGCCCCCCCGTGCATTCGCTCCAGAGCTTGTGTCCGGAGCATGTTATCTACATCGGCACCTTTTCCAAAACCCTGTTTCCATCGCTGCGGATCGGCTACATGGTTCTCCCGGAGCGCTTCGTGGAGCGGGCGCGTCAGATCAAACGGCTGTCCGATTACCAGACCCCGACCCTCGAACAGCTTGCCCTGGCCCGGTTTATGGGGAGCGGCCACCTCAGCACGCATGTGCACCGGATGAAAAAAATATACAAGAAACGCCGCGCCCATCTGCTTCAGGCCCTGCATGAGCAGCTCGGCAGCGGATTCCGCGTGTGGGGGCGGCCGGCCGGACTGCATCTGGTGCTCGAGCTGGAGACCCCGCTCCCGCCGGATTTTGAGCGGCACCTGCACGAGCATGGGGTGACGGCTGCCGTGCTTCCAGGCCGCCGGCTCCTCCTCGGATACGGCCATCTGGCGGAAGAGCAGCTTACCGAGGGCGTACGCCGGATCTGCAGCGCGCTGAGACGGGGGCCGAAGGACCTTTCCCTCCAGGCGCTCTCTTAA